A stretch of DNA from Spiroplasma endosymbiont of Nebria brevicollis:
TATTAAAAAAATGAAAAAAGTAAAATATATGTTTTTATTAAAAAATAAAATGTATAAACAAATTAATAAATGGATTTAAAAAATATTAGAAAAATACTTGTATATATATAATGGTTAATAGCAAATACGTAAAGTTTTTACCTGCAAGTAGGCTTTATGTTTTTGCGTTTTTTTGTTGTAAATTTTATTTTTTATGTCAATTGACAAAAATTAGAAGTAATGAAGTAATTAAAGATGAGAAAAGTGGTAAGTCCAAAAAATATGATGTACTTACTTTTTCGCCTTTTTATATTACTGATAAAGGTATTAAAATATCAACTGGTGAAAAATCTAAGGATAAATGAGTTTTACATGATAGTGAATTATTTACTAAAATTGCAAAAATGAATTTAAGTCTTGGTTCCTATTATGATGTTGAAATAACATGAGAAGCAAAAATTATTGACATACATAATTTAAAAACTAAATAGTTATTTATTATAGGGTAATTTTAAATAATTATTTAAAGGATTAAATTTATGTCAAAAATTAATAATTGTGCTTGTCAACAACCTTTTCATTTAGCAATGTATATGTGTAAACTTTGTGACCAAGTTATTTGTCCTAAGAAAGTTTTACAAAATTTATATACTAAAGAATATTATTGTCCAAGTTGTATATTAGATATTGCTTTGGTTAAACAAAAAGGACAATTACAACAAAAAGAAAATTAAAAAAACTAAATAAGGGGCATATATATACTTTTTAGTGTATTTTTGCCCTTTACTCTAATTAGTATAAATATGCTCCTTAAAGATGAAAAATATGCATGACACTACTAGAATTAGGAGCAGACGTATACGGGCCAAGTCCACAGGAAGGTTCACGATTGGAGTTGGCTTTACGTAATAACTATTTAACATTAGCAAAGGAATTAATGGAAAGAGGATTTGATGTTAATTTTGCCGACAAAAACCAAGAAACTGCTTTGCATAAAATGTGTTCTAACGGAACTGATGAAAAAATTTTATTTTTACTTGAGCATGGAGCTGATGTTAAATGTAAAAATGCAGAAGGTAAGACACCATTAGAAATTTATCGTGCTAGCGATAATTGTTCACAAGCAGTAATAGCAAAATTTGAAAAGCAAGCAAATGAATTACAAAAACTATCGGAAATTAAAGTTGATAGATTAGAAGAAATAAGCGTTAATGAATTTTCAATAAATAGTCCATCTACATCATCTAATTGTGATTATAATCAAAAACAAACAAATAAACTTAGTAATAAAAAATAACTTCCACCAATGACTCAAACGGCATCTATCAAAGAATGCTCTTTTAAACAACCTGAACGTGCTTCTTACAACAGTGGAGATACTAATAATGTTGCAAAATTAGCACAAAAAGTTCAAGAAGCAGAAAAACAAAAAGATCGCGAAAAAATAATGTCAAAACAAAAAAATATTTCTTTCTCTATGAGATAACTTGAATAAGCTACAATTATATTGTAGCGTGAATCTTAAGAGTTAAGCATTAATAAAATTAGGCTTTCCAATTAACTGTGTAAGTTAATTTTATAAAATTACTAATTAAGATTAATTTTATCTTCAAATTTTATCATAAAATGAGCGATTGCTTCATTTCAATTTTGAATTAGCATTGTTCATTTTTTGTCATTGATTCAATTGCTAAATAAAAGATTTTGAAAACTGACATGTCATTAGGAGCGTATGTCCAATAAACTAAATATTGCTTTGATTTTTAATGTTAAATAGTCAGTTTGGTCTGTTTCAGGTGGCGTGTTAGTTGTACCACAGGTTATGACATTTAGTAGTTACTGCATTGTCAGTATTAATAGGGTTAATAAAGATAGTAGTTTTCTCATATTTTCTTACCTTTTTTCTTTTTCGTATTGAAAGCACCACTTATTTAGTGAAACACTCTACTATTTATTATATATAAGTGTTAAATGCGCTTAGAGAGGAGTGTCTCTAAGTTGAATAACACTATTAAACTAAAAATTGATTTGCATCCTTAGCACAAGAATAACTACCATATGAAGGTTATAAAACTACAAAAGAAGGTATTGATTTAATGTTCCACCAATAACCTAATTTAAAATACAATAATAAAATTTCATTTTAGGAATCAGAAATTTGTTTTTAAAAATTTTTACATTTTTAGCTCAAAAATAAGATAAAATATTAGTATTAAAGAAAAAGGTGAACCAATGTCATTTCAACAATTCAATTTACAACCATGATTAATTGATAATTTACAAAAAGAAAAAATTATCACCCCCACACAAGTACAAACAGAAATTATTCCACTTGCACTAAATAATCAAAACTTAATTATTCAAAGTCCAACTGGAAGTGGTAAAACCCACACTTTTTTAATTCCGATTTTAAATAAATGTGATACTACCATTAAAACTACCCAAGCGGTTATTATTGCCCCAACCAGAGAACTTGCCCAACAAACATTTAACTTTTGTAAAGCGTTAATGAAAGACCAAGATATTACTATTGCGTGTTTAGTTGGCGGAAAAGATATTAACCGTCAAAGTAATAATTTAATACATAATCAACCTCAAATTGTTATTGGTACGCCAACTAGATTAAAAAAATTATATGAATTAAATATGTTAGCAATTACTACTACTAAGATTTTAGTAATTGATGAATGTGATATGCTCTTTGAAATGGGTTTCATGGATGATTTAGACTTTTTAATTTCTAAAATGCACCAACAAGTACAAATCATGACTTTTTCAGCAACGATTTTACCACAACTTGCTAGTTGATTAAAAAAATATATGACTAATACAACAACGATTACTATTGCCAATCAAGCTCAACAAATTCGTCATGTTTTTATTAATCTTCACCATCAAGATGTTAAAAAACAATTACCATCTTTACTGTCGATGTTTGAGCCATATTTATGCTTAATCTTTGTTAACAATAAAGATGAAATTAAGACCATTGGTGATATTTTAATTAAACTAGATAAAAAAGTAGCAATCTTACATGGTGGATTACCAGCCCGTGAACGAACACAAACTTTTAAGCGTATTAAAAACTTTGATTATCAATACGTTATTTGTTCTGACATTGCTGCCAGAGGAATTGATATTGAAGGAGTATCACATGTTATTTCTTTACAATTACCAACTAATAATATGGAGTACTATTTTCACCGTGCTGGAAGAACTGGACGTGGTAAATACTCTGGTATTTCTTATGTCTTTTATGACAAAAGTGATAACTCCGCGCTCCATAAATTAAAAAACTTACATGTTCCTTTAGAATATTATAAAATTAAAGATAATAAATTAGTAGCAGAAATTACTAGTGAAACTATTGTTCGCAAAGGTAAAAAAAATCAACCTAACAAAGCAGAACAATACATTATTAATAAATTTAAAGCTAACAAAAAAGTCACGCCTGGCTACAAGAAAAAATTAAACCGTGATTTAGAAGCAGTTAAAAAAGCAACTAGACGCCAGCACATTAAAGCATCAATTAAAAAAATCAAAAAAACGGAAGCTATTGCCCGTAGAAAAAAATTATTTGAAGAATCTAAATAACGAAAGTTGGATAAATTAATGGAAGCAAAAGATTTAATTATTGGTTGCCATGTCGCAATGAAAGCACCTAAATATTTACTCAATTCACTCCAAGAAGCACTTAGTTATGGTGCCAATGCTTTTATGATTTATACAGGGGCACCACAAAATACCATTCGTAAACCAACCAAAGATTTATTCATTACTGAATTTCAACAAACGTTAAAAACTAATAATATTAGTATTGACAATGTTATTGTTCATGCCCCATATATTATTAACTTAGGTAATAGTGTCAAACCTAGTACTTTTCAATTGGCAGTTGATTTTTTACGTACCGAGATTATACGTTGCCAAGACATTGGTATTAAAACCTTAGTTTTACATCCAGGCGCTGCTGTGGGAGCACTACCCCAAGTTGCTTTAGATCAAATTGTGAAAGGACTAGACGCTGCTTGTTTACCTAATCAAACTTTAAAGATTGCTTTAGAAACGATGTCAGGTAAAGGTAGCGAAGTAGGAATTAATTTTGAACAATTACAATATATTATTAATAATGTTAAACAACCTAACTTAATTGGTGTTTGTTGAGACACTTGTCATTTATCTGATGCTGGTTATGATTTAAATAATAATTTAGATGAAGTTATAAATGAGTTTGATCATCTAATTGGTTTAGAAAAATTATTTGTTATGCACATTAATGACTCTAAAAACCCACTTGGTAGTCGTAAAGACCGACATGCCAATTTAGGAATGGGTTATTTAGGTTTTGAAACTTTAGTTAATATCATTTATCATCCTAAGTTAATTAACAAAATTAAGATTTTAGAAACGCCCTGAATTAATGACCAATCACCATACTTACATGAAATCAAAATGATTAGAACTAAACAATATAATAAAGACATCTTATTAGCATTAGGGGAAAAATAACATGAAAAAAATTGGTATTTTGGGTGGTACCTTTGACCCGTTTCACAATCAGCATTTAAATATTATCAAAACTGCTTATCAAAAACTGCAATTAGATGAAGTATGAATTTTACCAACCAACCAAAATCCCTTAAAAGATAGTGTTAGTGCAACTAGTGAACAACGAGTAGCAATGATTAACTTAGTCATTAAAGATTATCCATGATTAAAACTTAACGAATATGAATTGACAAATAGTGAACCTAGTTGTACTATTAATACCGTTACTTATTTTACTAACACTTATTGTGACTATAAATTCTATTTTATCATTGGTTCTGATAATTTATACACTTTAAACCAGTGGCAAGGCATTGACCAATTAATTAATTTAGTAAAAATTGTTGTTGTTAATCGCCCCCATTTTCGGAAAACGTTAGATTTAATGAAAAAATATCAATGTCGTAACTTAGTTGTCAGTCCAAGTAGTGACATTAGTTCTGCCAAAATCAGAAGTGGCGAAGTCATAAATCAACTTGATAGTAGGGTAAATAATTATATTAATAATAATTTATTATACAATAATACTAGGTTGCAATTTAATTTAGATGAGAAACGAACACAACATTGTCTTAATGTTGGTGAAATGGCACGAAAATTGGCTATTCACTATAATATTAATCCTATTCATGCCCAAATTGCTGGTAATTATCATGATCTTTGTAAACAGTGAAGTAAAGGCAAAATGACAAGGTATTTAACGAAACATAATAAAGATATCCTACAAGAACCGTTTCCAGTTTGACACGGTTATGTAGCAGCATTATATTTAAAAAACCATTATCTAGTCACTAATGAGGCAATCATTCTCGCGATTGCTAAACATACTATGGGTGCTATTATGATGACAAAATTAGATTTAATAGTGTTATTAGCTGATAAAATTTCTATCGAACGAACATCACCTTATGTCGAACAATTACGAACACTGGCATTTAAAGATTTAACTTTAGCCTTTAAATTTTATTTAAAAACCTTAAAAACCAATTTGGAAGCAAAACATCAACCACTAAATAAAAACTTTTTAACAATTTATGAATCATGAATCACTAAGGAGTAACAATGATGGCAGAAAAAACTAACAAAAAATCCAAACTGATAAAGTCTGATGAGATTAATGTGCAACCAGAAAATAAAGTTGACAATAACAATTTTAATGATAACCAAACAACACCCAATAAAAAACGTGCTAAATTAAAAAAAGGAATATCAGGTTTTAATGAACTACGTATTAAAAAAAGTGGTTTCATGCTAACTGTTTTTAAATATTTTAAAAAGTATCCAATCCTTTATATTGTTGCCATGATAGCAACTGTAGCATCAGCGGCAGTATCAGTAATCATTCCTAAAATTACCAATAATTTTTTAGCAGTACCTGATGGTTTTAGTAATTGAAATAACATTTTAAATTTAGCGTATATTCTTATTAGCTTACAAATTGGTTCGGGATTATTTATGTATGTTCGTAATTTAACAGGAAGTATGATTGGTGTTAAAGTAGAAATTGAATATCGTAATAAAGTTTTAAAACATTTATTAGAATTAGATATGTCATATTATGAAGACCGTAAAATTGGCGATACTCTAACTAAACTTATTAGTGATACAGGTGTGATTGGTGAAAACATGCAATCAATTCCCTTAACTATTCTTAGTTCTGTTGTTACCTTCTTTGGTTCAATTTATGTTATCTTCTCTTTAAATTGACAGTTATCATTAATTGTTTTAGGAATTGTTTTATTAATCTTAGTAGTGTCAATATTAAATGTCCAAATTATTCGTTACTTAAACTACAAATGACGAAAAGTATATACTGATGTTAATGCTGATATTACCGACCGTTTAAGTACCATTACCTTAATTAAAAGTAATGCTACTGAAAAAACAGAGAATGAAAGATTTGTTAATGAACATCTTAAATACTACCAAGCTGCTAAGAAAACTATTACCTTTGATAGTTTTACGAGAGCATTACTAATTACCTTACTAACAGGTATTAATATTGTTGGATTAGTAGCAGGATTTATC
This window harbors:
- a CDS encoding ankyrin repeat domain-containing protein yields the protein MTLLELGADVYGPSPQEGSRLELALRNNYLTLAKELMERGFDVNFADKNQETALHKMCSNGTDEKILFLLEHGADVKCKNAEGKTPLEIYRASDNCSQAVIAKFEKQANELQKLSEIKVDRLEEISVNEFSINSPSTSSNCDYNQKQTNKLSNKK
- a CDS encoding DEAD/DEAH box helicase; the encoded protein is MSFQQFNLQPWLIDNLQKEKIITPTQVQTEIIPLALNNQNLIIQSPTGSGKTHTFLIPILNKCDTTIKTTQAVIIAPTRELAQQTFNFCKALMKDQDITIACLVGGKDINRQSNNLIHNQPQIVIGTPTRLKKLYELNMLAITTTKILVIDECDMLFEMGFMDDLDFLISKMHQQVQIMTFSATILPQLASWLKKYMTNTTTITIANQAQQIRHVFINLHHQDVKKQLPSLLSMFEPYLCLIFVNNKDEIKTIGDILIKLDKKVAILHGGLPARERTQTFKRIKNFDYQYVICSDIAARGIDIEGVSHVISLQLPTNNMEYYFHRAGRTGRGKYSGISYVFYDKSDNSALHKLKNLHVPLEYYKIKDNKLVAEITSETIVRKGKKNQPNKAEQYIINKFKANKKVTPGYKKKLNRDLEAVKKATRRQHIKASIKKIKKTEAIARRKKLFEESK
- a CDS encoding deoxyribonuclease IV, with translation MEAKDLIIGCHVAMKAPKYLLNSLQEALSYGANAFMIYTGAPQNTIRKPTKDLFITEFQQTLKTNNISIDNVIVHAPYIINLGNSVKPSTFQLAVDFLRTEIIRCQDIGIKTLVLHPGAAVGALPQVALDQIVKGLDAACLPNQTLKIALETMSGKGSEVGINFEQLQYIINNVKQPNLIGVCWDTCHLSDAGYDLNNNLDEVINEFDHLIGLEKLFVMHINDSKNPLGSRKDRHANLGMGYLGFETLVNIIYHPKLINKIKILETPWINDQSPYLHEIKMIRTKQYNKDILLALGEK
- a CDS encoding nicotinate-nucleotide adenylyltransferase yields the protein MKKIGILGGTFDPFHNQHLNIIKTAYQKLQLDEVWILPTNQNPLKDSVSATSEQRVAMINLVIKDYPWLKLNEYELTNSEPSCTINTVTYFTNTYCDYKFYFIIGSDNLYTLNQWQGIDQLINLVKIVVVNRPHFRKTLDLMKKYQCRNLVVSPSSDISSAKIRSGEVINQLDSRVNNYINNNLLYNNTRLQFNLDEKRTQHCLNVGEMARKLAIHYNINPIHAQIAGNYHDLCKQWSKGKMTRYLTKHNKDILQEPFPVWHGYVAALYLKNHYLVTNEAIILAIAKHTMGAIMMTKLDLIVLLADKISIERTSPYVEQLRTLAFKDLTLAFKFYLKTLKTNLEAKHQPLNKNFLTIYESWITKE
- a CDS encoding ABC transporter ATP-binding protein; the protein is MMAEKTNKKSKLIKSDEINVQPENKVDNNNFNDNQTTPNKKRAKLKKGISGFNELRIKKSGFMLTVFKYFKKYPILYIVAMIATVASAAVSVIIPKITNNFLAVPDGFSNWNNILNLAYILISLQIGSGLFMYVRNLTGSMIGVKVEIEYRNKVLKHLLELDMSYYEDRKIGDTLTKLISDTGVIGENMQSIPLTILSSVVTFFGSIYVIFSLNWQLSLIVLGIVLLILVVSILNVQIIRYLNYKWRKVYTDVNADITDRLSTITLIKSNATEKTENERFVNEHLKYYQAAKKTITFDSFTRALLITLLTGINIVGLVAGFIFVNKGMLQPTTLIAFILAVNTLIFPVIQSIVLLGNLAKTSTSIIRVNEILDVEPKIKTKDNALAVNEITNDIVFENVNFRYDDKEAWILENFNFTFEKGKSYAIVGATGVGKTTISKLLLRYYDPAQGRILINKDTDLRDVDLTQYLHHIGYIEQDPQILYGTFAENISYTKQGATLDEIKAAAAKANLHDYVQELPNGYNTILGERGINLSGGQKQRVAIARIFLKNPELLILDEATSALDNIVEKEIQTQFNKLMIGRTSIVIAHRLSTIKTVDKILVLEKGKGLVQIGTFDELKVKEGHFKHLYEAGIMG